One part of the Bacillus sp. FJAT-45350 genome encodes these proteins:
- a CDS encoding CaiB/BaiF CoA transferase family protein: protein MSKPLQGIKVLELGNFVAAPFAGKLFAEFGAEVIKIEDPTKGDALRNWRIMHEGTSLWWYVHARNKKSVTINLREKEGQELVRELAKDADVIIENFRPGTLEKWGIGYEDLKKVNSSIIMARISGYGQTGPYRDKAGFGSVAESIGGLRYITGDPDRPPVRMGVAIGDSVSALYAVIGTLMALRARDSDPEQKGQVIDIALYESVFSLMEGMLPEFDLKGVVRERTGSILKGIAPSNTYPTLDGKYIIIGANGDSIFKRLMQTMGMPELGEDTKYSSNQGRADNVDFLDNLISEWTKKQSLNEVQKKLDEAGVPAGPIYSIEDIANDEHYKARNMLETVTLPTGERVKVPGIVPKLSGTPGGIEWIGPQLGQHNEEVIGNKVHGSN, encoded by the coding sequence ATGAGTAAACCATTACAAGGGATAAAGGTATTGGAACTTGGAAATTTTGTTGCAGCACCGTTTGCAGGGAAGCTCTTTGCAGAGTTTGGCGCTGAAGTGATTAAAATTGAAGACCCTACTAAAGGAGATGCCTTACGTAATTGGAGAATCATGCACGAAGGTACTTCCTTGTGGTGGTACGTTCATGCTAGAAATAAAAAATCAGTTACCATTAATCTTCGTGAAAAAGAAGGGCAAGAGTTAGTGAGAGAACTAGCGAAAGATGCTGATGTAATTATTGAGAACTTTCGTCCAGGAACACTAGAGAAATGGGGGATTGGTTATGAGGATTTAAAAAAGGTTAACTCTAGTATTATCATGGCTCGAATTTCAGGTTACGGGCAGACTGGTCCATACCGAGATAAGGCGGGCTTTGGAAGTGTCGCTGAATCAATAGGAGGATTACGTTATATAACAGGTGACCCTGACAGACCTCCAGTTCGTATGGGTGTAGCAATTGGTGATTCAGTATCAGCACTGTACGCTGTTATTGGAACGCTAATGGCACTAAGAGCAAGAGATTCAGACCCAGAGCAAAAAGGTCAGGTAATTGATATAGCTCTATACGAATCAGTATTTTCACTAATGGAAGGTATGCTTCCTGAGTTTGATTTAAAGGGGGTAGTAAGAGAAAGAACTGGTTCTATTTTAAAAGGAATTGCTCCTTCTAACACCTATCCTACTTTAGATGGAAAGTACATCATCATAGGTGCTAATGGAGATAGCATTTTTAAACGTTTAATGCAAACGATGGGAATGCCAGAGTTAGGAGAAGACACTAAATATTCAAGTAACCAAGGAAGAGCTGATAATGTTGACTTCTTAGATAACCTCATAAGTGAATGGACGAAAAAACAGTCCTTAAATGAAGTACAGAAAAAACTTGATGAAGCAGGAGTCCCAGCTGGTCCAATATACAGTATTGAGGATATTGCAAATGATGAACACTATAAAGCTCGTAATATGTTGGAAACGGTTACGTTACCAACAGGAGAAAGAGTAAAGGTTCCAGGAATTGTACCAAAGCTTTCAGGAACCCCAGGTGGAATTGAATGGATTGGACCTCAACTAGGACAGCACAATGAGGAAGTAATAGGAAACAAAGTTCATGGTAGTAATTAA
- a CDS encoding hydroxymethylglutaryl-CoA lyase, with translation MIFPQEVEIRDVTIRDGFQNEEVFVRTDEKINSLTNLISAGFKRIEVTSFVHPKWVPTLQDADELAERIPMVEGVEYDALVPNSRGLDRFLKTKIHNAIFFLSASTHHNQANLNKSTDTSLEEVRTLIEKANGQGRKTIGGVATAFVCPYAGIVPYSELERVTERLVENGVDEIGLADTIGQATPKLVYEYCSRLVDRFPDMTLSLHLHDTYGYALANILVGLQAGVRIFDVAQGGLGGCPYAPGSPGNVQASSVVDFLEKQGINTGVNLDMLKKFDYDFPKLLANSERIKKEA, from the coding sequence TTGATATTTCCACAAGAAGTAGAAATACGTGATGTAACGATCAGAGACGGATTTCAAAACGAGGAAGTATTTGTAAGAACGGATGAAAAGATTAATAGTCTTACAAATTTAATAAGTGCAGGATTTAAACGGATAGAGGTAACATCATTTGTTCACCCTAAATGGGTTCCAACTCTTCAAGATGCTGATGAACTAGCAGAACGGATACCGATGGTAGAAGGTGTAGAGTACGATGCATTGGTTCCGAATAGTAGAGGTTTAGATAGATTTTTGAAAACGAAAATTCATAACGCCATTTTCTTTCTCTCTGCTAGTACTCATCATAATCAGGCTAATTTAAATAAGAGTACTGACACTTCCTTGGAAGAAGTTAGAACGCTTATTGAGAAGGCAAATGGTCAAGGTAGGAAAACCATTGGTGGGGTTGCAACGGCATTTGTATGTCCATATGCTGGAATTGTGCCTTATTCGGAGCTAGAAAGAGTGACAGAACGCCTAGTCGAAAATGGAGTAGATGAAATTGGATTAGCTGATACAATTGGTCAAGCAACACCTAAACTTGTTTATGAGTACTGTAGTCGATTAGTGGATAGATTCCCTGATATGACGTTAAGCCTTCACCTTCATGACACATACGGTTACGCTTTAGCAAATATATTAGTAGGGTTACAGGCAGGTGTTCGTATATTTGACGTAGCACAGGGTGGACTTGGAGGATGTCCATATGCACCAGGCTCTCCAGGTAATGTTCAAGCTAGTAGTGTGGTAGACTTCTTGGAAAAGCAAGGGATCAATACAGGTGTTAATTTAGATATGTTAAAAAAATTTGATTACGATTTCCCTAAATTACTAGCAAACTCCGAAAGAATTAAGAAGGAAGCGTAA
- a CDS encoding TRAP transporter substrate-binding protein, translated as MYKKSKRTIFTISASFLTMLMLAACGSESTIKDGDTSVDSNHDSGVEEVQEHELIFSHLFPPQHAIHANVVEPFVEELEEASDGRITTEIYATGALGNPESQYDMAVTRTAEISLSVHGYTPGRFPLVSVVELPFIASSAEEGASILWTLYDEFSDLQEEHGDTTPLWLFAAEPAQILSANKPIESVGDLNGLRVRSPSSLANEILEAFGATPVSMPMGEVYEALERGAVDAAMAPLSTIDDYSFKDVVSYITVGNFSLTPFFTVMNTDAYNEFSSADQELISSIGSDYATKAGAAFDASGESALNTINEEGITLIELNDLTPWEKAVENLVEKWINDMEAKGFAGQEIYERAVELGGK; from the coding sequence ATGTATAAAAAAAGCAAAAGGACAATATTTACAATCTCGGCTTCTTTTTTAACAATGCTCATGCTAGCTGCCTGTGGATCTGAAAGCACGATAAAAGACGGAGATACTAGTGTGGATAGCAATCATGATAGTGGAGTTGAGGAAGTTCAAGAGCATGAATTAATCTTTTCACATCTGTTTCCACCACAGCATGCAATTCACGCAAATGTAGTTGAACCATTTGTTGAAGAATTAGAAGAAGCTTCAGATGGCAGAATAACTACAGAAATTTATGCGACAGGAGCATTAGGTAATCCTGAATCACAATATGATATGGCAGTTACAAGGACGGCGGAGATTTCATTGAGTGTTCACGGTTATACACCTGGTCGTTTCCCACTCGTTTCTGTAGTTGAGCTCCCATTTATTGCAAGTTCAGCTGAGGAAGGTGCAAGCATACTTTGGACTTTATATGACGAATTCTCAGACCTACAAGAAGAACATGGTGATACAACTCCTCTTTGGTTATTTGCAGCTGAGCCAGCACAAATTTTAAGTGCCAATAAACCGATTGAATCAGTAGGAGATTTAAATGGCTTACGAGTACGTTCACCGTCATCTTTAGCAAATGAGATTCTTGAAGCGTTTGGTGCAACTCCTGTTTCAATGCCAATGGGGGAGGTTTATGAAGCATTAGAGAGAGGGGCGGTTGATGCAGCTATGGCACCACTCTCTACAATCGATGATTATTCATTTAAAGATGTAGTCAGTTATATAACTGTAGGTAATTTTTCGTTAACACCATTTTTTACAGTAATGAACACTGATGCATATAATGAGTTTTCTTCAGCTGACCAAGAGCTAATTTCAAGCATTGGAAGTGACTACGCAACAAAAGCCGGAGCTGCCTTTGATGCTTCTGGTGAAAGTGCACTTAATACAATAAATGAAGAAGGGATTACGTTAATTGAATTAAATGATTTAACACCATGGGAAAAAGCTGTCGAGAATTTAGTTGAAAAATGGATAAATGATATGGAAGCGAAAGGGTTTGCAGGACAAGAGATTTATGAGCGTGCAGTAGAATTAGGTGGGAAGTAA
- a CDS encoding TRAP transporter small permease, whose protein sequence is MIGKAYKRLYSGVNALIEHLATCILILFFIIVLLQVFFRYVLNAPLPWTEEAARYLNIWAVLLGMAFAVYLKDHLRVDLIDFVLEKLSVRAQAAFNAVTTFLPLLLVIVFLKGGFAMTVDRWAVQLPLIPLPQGVIYLGLVVSSSLMLWFLIHQFVEHIILFIKSGGKSGKLEKSGEGNVGLYVKGEERTAE, encoded by the coding sequence GTGATTGGCAAAGCATATAAACGGTTGTACTCAGGTGTAAACGCTTTAATAGAACATCTGGCAACATGCATTTTGATTTTATTCTTTATTATTGTTCTGTTACAAGTGTTTTTTCGCTACGTATTAAATGCTCCATTACCTTGGACTGAAGAAGCTGCACGTTACCTAAACATTTGGGCTGTTTTGTTAGGAATGGCTTTTGCAGTATATCTTAAAGACCACTTACGAGTCGATTTGATTGATTTTGTATTAGAAAAGTTGAGTGTTCGAGCACAAGCAGCATTCAATGCCGTAACAACTTTTTTACCTTTATTGTTAGTAATAGTCTTTTTAAAAGGTGGATTCGCAATGACAGTAGATCGATGGGCAGTACAACTTCCACTTATTCCTTTACCTCAAGGTGTCATCTACCTAGGACTAGTAGTTTCCTCAAGTTTAATGTTGTGGTTTTTAATACACCAATTCGTTGAGCATATTATTTTATTTATTAAAAGTGGGGGGAAGTCGGGTAAATTAGAAAAAAGTGGAGAAGGGAATGTTGGCTTATATGTAAAAGGTGAGGAAAGGACGGCGGAATAG
- a CDS encoding TRAP transporter large permease: MTIIIMLITLVVLLLIGIPAVFSMGLSTLVYFVLERGLFLIPDATVAQRTVFGMDSFALLALPLFLIVGKVMNESGVTDRLFDFAKALVGHFRGGLGQVNIAASVIFAGMSGSATADAAGLGAVEIKAMKDANYPTKFACSITAASAVIGPIIPPSVALVMYAILANVSLNNLLIAGIIPGILMGLALSIFVAYEAIKYNYPTEKRASFKIIFETSRKAFLPMMTPIILVGGILSGIFTATEAAAIGSLYAIILACFVYKSISLKKLYSIFKSAMRDSAIIMILIAVSNVLAWILIREQVPGLFASLITSISENYYIVMGLLVIFLLLMGMFLSTIVCIAIATPVLVPLVIAIGGDPLHFGIIMVVTLIIGELTPPVGMVLFAITRVGNIKYAELVRGVTPYLVPLLAIVGLLILFPQLVTFLPNFFLG, translated from the coding sequence ATGACTATAATAATAATGCTTATCACACTAGTAGTTCTGCTGTTAATAGGCATTCCAGCAGTATTTTCAATGGGATTATCGACACTAGTTTACTTTGTATTAGAGCGAGGACTTTTTTTAATTCCTGATGCAACAGTAGCACAAAGGACTGTGTTTGGGATGGATTCATTTGCGTTACTTGCCCTACCGCTCTTTTTAATAGTTGGTAAAGTGATGAATGAGTCTGGTGTTACCGACCGATTGTTTGATTTTGCTAAAGCTCTTGTTGGACATTTTAGGGGAGGGCTAGGGCAAGTAAACATTGCTGCAAGCGTAATCTTTGCTGGAATGAGTGGATCTGCTACTGCTGATGCAGCAGGGTTAGGTGCAGTCGAAATCAAAGCTATGAAAGATGCAAACTATCCAACGAAATTTGCTTGTAGTATAACAGCTGCTTCAGCAGTTATTGGGCCGATTATCCCACCAAGTGTTGCACTAGTAATGTATGCTATATTAGCTAATGTTTCGTTAAATAATTTATTAATTGCCGGGATTATTCCAGGTATTTTGATGGGGCTTGCACTAAGTATTTTCGTTGCTTATGAAGCTATCAAATATAACTATCCGACAGAAAAAAGAGCTTCTTTTAAAATTATCTTTGAGACCAGTAGAAAAGCATTCCTACCGATGATGACACCAATTATTCTTGTTGGTGGAATATTGTCAGGAATATTCACAGCGACTGAAGCAGCAGCTATTGGTTCCTTATATGCGATAATACTTGCTTGTTTCGTCTACAAATCTATCTCTCTAAAAAAGCTTTATTCTATTTTCAAAAGTGCGATGAGGGATAGCGCGATTATCATGATTTTGATTGCTGTATCAAATGTACTAGCTTGGATTTTAATTCGAGAACAAGTACCAGGTTTATTTGCTAGTCTAATAACTAGCATTAGTGAAAACTATTATATTGTTATGGGTCTATTAGTTATATTTTTACTGTTAATGGGGATGTTCTTATCAACAATTGTTTGTATCGCAATTGCCACTCCTGTTTTGGTACCATTAGTTATTGCGATAGGTGGAGATCCTCTACATTTTGGGATAATTATGGTAGTTACTTTAATAATAGGTGAACTTACTCCACCTGTTGGTATGGTGTTGTTTGCAATTACCAGAGTTGGAAATATAAAGTATGCAGAATTGGTTCGAGGGGTTACACCGTATTTGGTCCCGCTCTTAGCCATAGTTGGATTACTTATTTTATTCCCTCAACTAGTAACCTTCCTACCAAACTTTTTCTTGGGTTAG
- a CDS encoding 3-phenylpropionate/cinnamic acid dioxygenase subunit beta has protein sequence MNPQLQDEFVGYELQHKISMFLYQEAHLLDQRKYREWLNLLGEEIVYRMPLRVTTDNKRGENLLDDFCYYEETKASLTTRAERLYSKSAWVENPAPRQRHFISNIIAFPGDNSNEYKVRSYFLFKRSRAFESTIEELCGEREDIIRNENGEWKIISRTIIPDQAVLGVMNISMFL, from the coding sequence ATGAACCCCCAATTACAAGATGAATTTGTAGGATATGAATTGCAACATAAAATAAGTATGTTTCTCTATCAAGAAGCCCACTTACTTGACCAACGAAAATATAGGGAATGGCTTAACTTATTAGGTGAAGAGATTGTTTACCGGATGCCTCTTCGTGTGACGACAGATAACAAGAGGGGAGAAAACTTGCTTGATGATTTTTGCTATTATGAAGAAACAAAAGCAAGTCTTACGACGAGAGCAGAAAGACTTTATTCAAAATCAGCATGGGTTGAAAACCCTGCTCCTAGGCAAAGGCATTTTATTAGTAATATTATCGCGTTTCCAGGTGATAACTCTAATGAATATAAGGTTAGAAGCTATTTCTTATTTAAGAGAAGCAGAGCTTTTGAATCAACTATTGAGGAATTATGCGGTGAACGTGAAGATATTATTCGGAACGAAAATGGAGAGTGGAAAATAATATCTCGGACGATTATACCAGACCAGGCAGTACTTGGTGTGATGAATATTAGCATGTTTTTATAA
- a CDS encoding CitMHS family transporter yields the protein MLEYIGFTIFFFVIILLLVFKVSPVPVFIIVPVLGALVSGFSIQEIGEMIESGLMQVMNIGIMFIFAMLFFGIISDAGLFNPLTDKLKKMAGNNIILITIATALIAMVSHLDGSGASTLLITIPALLPVYKRLQMNPLLLLLIVALSAGVMNLVPWGGPLARVAAVLGVDPGELWVPLIPVQITGIILVLCIAIYLGIKEKRRVTYLQNVSNQHVTAASDENYEMSTLVRPKLWWFNFTLTSITIITLVLTSIPFSTVFMMSFSIALFVNYPNGALQVNRIRAHATEAFMLTTILLAAGAFLGVINGTGMVEQMTIGLLSIIPEGLSTYLHIIIGIFSVPLLFILPPDAYLFAFVSLIVEVVGQYGVPPKSAVYAIIIGATIGGYVSPLIPATYLAIGLAKVDLVHHIRYSLCWIWGLSIILLFVAVLLGIVTII from the coding sequence ATGCTTGAATATATCGGTTTTACTATTTTCTTCTTTGTAATAATTTTATTATTAGTGTTTAAAGTATCCCCAGTTCCTGTTTTTATTATTGTCCCTGTACTAGGTGCATTAGTTAGTGGTTTTAGTATACAGGAAATTGGTGAAATGATTGAAAGCGGACTCATGCAAGTAATGAATATTGGTATTATGTTTATTTTTGCCATGCTTTTCTTTGGAATCATTTCTGATGCAGGACTATTTAATCCTCTAACAGATAAATTAAAGAAAATGGCAGGTAATAATATTATTTTAATAACAATAGCTACTGCATTAATTGCGATGGTATCTCATCTGGATGGATCAGGAGCTTCAACTCTTTTAATCACGATACCTGCTCTGTTGCCAGTATATAAGCGGCTACAAATGAATCCTCTTTTACTACTATTAATAGTTGCTCTGAGTGCGGGTGTTATGAATCTAGTTCCTTGGGGTGGGCCTCTTGCTAGAGTAGCAGCTGTGTTAGGAGTAGATCCTGGTGAATTATGGGTACCACTAATCCCTGTGCAAATTACAGGAATAATACTTGTCTTATGTATTGCAATTTATTTAGGAATCAAAGAAAAAAGGAGAGTTACATATTTACAGAATGTAAGTAATCAGCATGTTACTGCAGCATCAGATGAAAATTATGAAATGAGTACATTAGTCAGGCCAAAGCTTTGGTGGTTTAACTTTACCTTAACTAGTATTACGATTATTACTTTAGTTCTAACATCTATCCCATTTAGTACAGTTTTTATGATGAGTTTTTCGATCGCTTTATTTGTTAACTATCCGAATGGGGCTTTACAAGTAAACAGAATACGTGCACACGCTACTGAAGCTTTTATGTTAACGACGATTTTGTTAGCTGCAGGTGCTTTTTTAGGGGTTATCAATGGTACAGGGATGGTTGAGCAAATGACTATAGGACTGCTTTCTATTATTCCTGAAGGATTATCAACTTATCTTCACATTATTATTGGTATCTTTTCAGTCCCATTACTGTTCATATTGCCTCCTGATGCGTATCTTTTCGCGTTCGTGTCCTTAATTGTAGAAGTAGTAGGTCAATATGGTGTTCCTCCTAAATCTGCAGTGTATGCGATTATTATAGGCGCGACGATTGGAGGATATGTGAGCCCACTTATCCCTGCAACATATCTTGCTATCGGTTTAGCAAAAGTTGATTTAGTACATCATATTCGATATTCATTGTGCTGGATTTGGGGATTAAGTATTATTTTATTATTTGTTGCGGTATTACTAGGAATTGTGACGATAATCTAG
- a CDS encoding GntR family transcriptional regulator: MINNSNQSQTLQTQVYEYLHNKIVSGDIPPGQRVVEQKIVEETGVSRSPIREAIRRLSSEGLVTVHPRGGVRVYRATNSDFKYLYECRLSLEPTAAYLAAIRINDVQLVQFNQLMKEMKVAIEGNDLHNLKKLSSGYHDMILEISGNPYLKKLMNQLNSLILFYRNLILNSSQRLETGSDEHEAIWQAICERDAKAAETLMREHIKSDYQFYISKYPESSRADMLMDEN; this comes from the coding sequence ATGATAAATAATAGTAATCAATCACAAACTCTTCAAACACAAGTATATGAATATTTACACAATAAAATTGTAAGCGGTGACATTCCACCTGGGCAGCGGGTGGTTGAACAGAAAATTGTAGAAGAAACTGGAGTTAGTCGTAGTCCAATTCGAGAGGCAATTCGTCGACTTTCAAGTGAAGGTTTAGTGACGGTACACCCACGTGGAGGGGTAAGAGTTTATAGAGCTACCAATTCAGATTTTAAGTATCTTTATGAATGCCGATTAAGTTTGGAGCCTACTGCAGCATATCTAGCAGCCATTCGAATTAATGATGTTCAGCTAGTGCAATTTAATCAGCTAATGAAAGAAATGAAAGTTGCAATAGAAGGGAACGACCTCCATAATTTGAAAAAGCTAAGTAGTGGTTATCATGACATGATTTTAGAAATTAGTGGAAATCCATATTTGAAAAAATTAATGAATCAGTTGAATTCTTTAATTTTGTTTTATCGAAATCTTATACTTAATTCATCACAACGTCTAGAAACTGGTTCTGATGAACATGAAGCAATTTGGCAAGCAATCTGCGAGAGAGATGCTAAAGCTGCTGAGACTCTTATGAGAGAACATATTAAATCCGATTACCAATTTTACATTTCGAAGTACCCTGAATCATCAAGGGCAGATATGTTAATGGATGAGAATTGA
- the dctP gene encoding TRAP transporter substrate-binding protein has product MKLKKSFSLGIFITFITLALAACGGEQSTSSGGDSQSDTNNSGENSVTLTLAATNDDAGIDKAIREYFTEQISELSDGSIEMQFFMGGQLGGGRETLEQLKVGELDMSIEVLHAELYYPKYNAANIPFLFEDFESVQRYKDDVRDEIDQLNRDVGGVIELGDHNIGTRYVTSNKPFTSADDIKGLRIRMPEMAAWINSFQAIGASPTPIAASEIVTALQTGTVDAQENTLTNIFGRQMWEYQDYLIDTGHSHAIFSWLVSVDAWEHKLSENQQEALQQAVQNTVAYVAEIVDEENERFIQLLQEEGMEFIEADKESFRKNAVPAVESFIEDNLAPGILDEIKKAMN; this is encoded by the coding sequence ATGAAATTGAAAAAGTCATTTTCTTTAGGAATTTTTATTACATTCATAACACTTGCGTTAGCCGCTTGCGGTGGTGAACAATCGACATCATCTGGTGGTGATTCACAATCAGATACTAACAATAGCGGTGAAAATTCAGTCACTCTTACACTTGCTGCTACTAACGATGATGCGGGGATTGATAAAGCAATTCGTGAATATTTCACGGAGCAAATTTCAGAATTAAGTGACGGTTCAATAGAAATGCAATTTTTTATGGGTGGTCAACTTGGTGGTGGGAGAGAGACCCTAGAGCAATTAAAGGTTGGCGAATTGGATATGTCTATTGAGGTACTTCACGCTGAGTTATACTATCCAAAGTATAATGCTGCTAATATTCCATTCCTATTTGAGGATTTTGAGTCAGTTCAACGTTACAAAGATGATGTTAGAGACGAAATTGACCAATTAAATAGAGATGTAGGTGGAGTAATTGAACTAGGTGATCACAACATTGGTACACGTTACGTTACTTCTAATAAGCCATTTACTTCTGCTGATGATATTAAAGGTTTGAGAATTAGAATGCCTGAAATGGCTGCTTGGATTAATTCTTTTCAAGCAATAGGTGCATCTCCAACACCAATAGCTGCATCTGAAATTGTAACCGCTTTACAAACGGGGACAGTAGACGCACAAGAGAATACTTTAACGAATATTTTTGGAAGACAAATGTGGGAATATCAAGATTATTTAATTGACACAGGACATTCACACGCCATCTTTTCTTGGTTAGTTAGTGTAGACGCTTGGGAGCATAAATTAAGCGAAAACCAACAGGAAGCTTTACAACAAGCTGTTCAAAATACAGTAGCTTATGTAGCAGAAATAGTTGATGAAGAAAATGAGCGTTTTATACAGCTATTGCAAGAAGAAGGGATGGAATTTATTGAGGCTGATAAAGAGTCGTTTCGAAAGAATGCTGTACCAGCTGTAGAAAGTTTTATTGAAGATAATTTAGCTCCTGGAATTCTTGATGAAATTAAGAAAGCTATGAATTAA
- the pdhA gene encoding pyruvate dehydrogenase (acetyl-transferring) E1 component subunit alpha, translating into MTNLTRKQMINELENKYDLFQVLTPEGELNGSVSGKIDETLMVKMYENMLTVRTFDRKCVNLQRQGRMGTYAMFEGQEASQVGSAMALSAQDWMFPTYRDHAATMIHGQDMYRTFLYWMGHIDGSACPEGKKIVPASVPIATQMLHAVGTAWASKLDEEKSVSIAYFGDGATSEGDFHEALNFAGVLKTPTIFFCQNNGFAISVPFEKQSASETIAQRALAYDIKGIRVDGNDIFAVYLAVKEATERANRGEGPTLIESMTFRYGAHTTADEPKKYRDQERLSAEWRKNRDPLTRLEKFITKKGLWNEEQEELLIKEVNNQIDENLKLAENYPKAQSVRMFDHVYAETPWHIQEQKEEFQKFFSKDVK; encoded by the coding sequence ATGACTAATTTAACACGTAAGCAAATGATTAATGAGCTAGAAAATAAATATGATTTATTTCAAGTATTAACTCCAGAAGGGGAACTGAACGGTTCGGTAAGTGGAAAAATTGATGAAACGTTAATGGTAAAGATGTATGAAAATATGTTAACTGTCAGAACATTTGATAGAAAATGTGTAAATCTTCAAAGACAAGGAAGAATGGGTACCTACGCTATGTTTGAAGGTCAAGAGGCTTCTCAAGTTGGAAGTGCTATGGCGCTATCTGCTCAAGACTGGATGTTTCCTACTTATCGTGATCATGCTGCTACTATGATACATGGTCAAGATATGTATCGTACATTCCTTTATTGGATGGGTCATATTGATGGTAGCGCTTGTCCAGAAGGAAAGAAAATTGTTCCTGCATCTGTACCAATTGCTACTCAAATGCTTCATGCAGTGGGTACGGCGTGGGCAAGTAAGCTTGATGAAGAGAAAAGTGTAAGTATTGCTTATTTCGGTGATGGGGCAACCTCAGAAGGAGATTTTCACGAAGCATTAAATTTTGCTGGTGTTCTTAAAACACCAACGATATTCTTCTGTCAAAATAATGGGTTTGCCATTAGCGTACCTTTCGAAAAGCAGTCTGCTTCAGAAACGATTGCCCAGAGAGCATTAGCGTATGATATTAAAGGAATACGTGTGGATGGGAATGATATCTTTGCCGTATATTTGGCTGTTAAGGAAGCAACTGAAAGAGCTAATAGAGGAGAAGGTCCGACGTTAATTGAATCAATGACATTCCGCTACGGTGCACATACGACAGCAGATGAGCCGAAAAAATACCGTGACCAAGAAAGGTTATCGGCAGAATGGCGTAAAAATAGAGATCCACTAACAAGACTTGAAAAATTTATAACAAAAAAAGGTCTATGGAATGAGGAACAAGAGGAGTTGTTAATAAAAGAAGTTAATAATCAAATTGATGAAAATTTAAAGCTAGCTGAGAACTATCCAAAAGCTCAATCAGTTCGAATGTTTGACCACGTGTATGCAGAAACTCCATGGCATATTCAAGAACAGAAAGAGGAATTCCAAAAATTCTTCTCAAAGGATGTGAAATAG